The nucleotide sequence CACGGGTTTGAATATTAACTTCTACGGGCTCCTGGCGCATTTCCAACCAGACATTTATTGGGGAGGCGATAATGCTGCGTTTTGGGGACCTATGGCGTGGACAGTGGTATTCGGACTAACCTTCGCTACCTTTCTCACTTTGGTGATCGTACCGGTGATGTACGTACTCAGCGACAGGCTGGCTACGGTTTTTGACAAAAGCCAGCGCCACTCACATTCCCTGGCCGAAGCTAAACAAAAAGAAGCCTCAGGGGACGAAGGAAATTTATCGCCCGCAACCCTTTAGTTTTTTAGAATTAAATCAGGAATAAAAAAACACCCTGGCAGGAAAAAATTGTCAGGGTGTTTTCTTTTCCAGACCGGCCTGCGCCTGCGCCTGCGTCTTTTTCCAAATAAGGAATATTAATGCAAAGCCTGCTGTAATGGCGCCACATGAAAATGCATAAGGAAAGCGGGAATCATCGCTGCTGTATATCGTTCCTGAAATTAAAGCGCCCGAACCCACTCCTATTTCCAGGGCGATGTAGAGCGTGGCCATCGCACGCCCAAAGTATTTTTTATCGCTCAGATCTATGGCCCAGGCAAAGAGCGTAGGAGCGTTCATACCTGCAGCCACTCCGAAAACCACTGCTGCTGAAAGCAAAGCAAATGGCGTTTCGGAGAGCGCGATCAATATCATGGAGAGCATGAGCAGTGAAGTGGAAACCAGCATAACATTTATCCGCCCGAATTTATCAGAAGCCTTGCCGGCAAAAAACCTGATACCCACCGAAGAAAGTGTAAAAACAGTAAAGAACCAGCCCTTATTGGTAAGCCCGATGAATTCGCTGTAATCCGGAATAATGGTGAGGATAATGCCAAAAGAAAAAACTGTCAGCATCATAATGAGTGAAGGCGTAACCACACTCTTTTGATAAACATCGGCCCAGGAAATCCGGAGCACAGAAATCTTGAATTTTTCCGGGAAAGAGAGCGTTTCCTTCATTCCGGCCAGAATGAGCACAGACAGCAGCGCAGAAGCCGAAGATGCGTAAAACATGAGATCGAGAGACCACAACTCCGCCAGCCAGCTACCCAGGGCCGGACCTGAAGCCATACCCAGGCTGCCACTGAGTCCTGCCACCCCAATGGCCTCGCCTCTGCGATTTGCCGGGACAATATCCGCCAGGTATGCCACCGTACCCGTTGGCTTGAAACCCGTACTGAATCCATGGAAAAACCGCAATAGCAGGAAAGCCCATACGGCTGACACCCATGGATAAATGGCTCCGCAAATAGCGGCCACCACGGCTCCGGCCACCATAACCGGGATCCGCCCGATGCGATCAGTAAGTTTTCCGCTGAAGGGCCTGGAAATACCGGCCGTCAGAGCAAACAGAAAAATGATGAGACCAATATAATCCTGGCCGCCCATGCTGCTGAGGTAACCCGGCAGTTCAGGAATGATCATATTAAAACTGGCAAAAAAGAGAAAGGAGCTTAGGCAAAGCAGCCAGAACTGCGCGGTGTAGATGGAGCGGATCATAGAGAAATGAGTGCAAAGGTGAGTACCCGTTTCGACTTCAGCAAGCCCCGGTCTTCGCCCTTTGTTTAATTATTCTCAGACGGCATACGAACCGCACCTGCATCATCACGTTTATACCTTTTAAAATAAATATTTTAATGCTGAAACCTTTTACTTTTTTCCTGATAGTGCTGTTTTATTTTCCACTGAATTCTGATGCTCAAATAACTGCAGTACCACAGGAAGATACTGCATGGACGCTAGGCAGTGTCTTTTCCCTGAACTTTAACCAAACCGGCCTTTCAAACTGGCAGGGTGGCGGACAAAGTACGATGGCCTTTGGAAGCCTCCTGCAGGCTGATGCCGATTATATTAAGGGTTCCTGGAGCTGGATTAACGATCTGGAGGCAGGCTATAGCATTTTGAAACAGGGCCGCGATGGCCAATGGATTAAAAGTGACGACCGCCTGCAAATCAGCAGTAAAGCCGGCAGAGCCTTTATCAAGAATTTCAACGTATCATTTCTTCTTGATTTCCAAACGCAAATGGATGTGGGTTATGAATTTTACACTGACTCATTAGGCGAAGATCAGCGCAGGGTCATTTCCCGGTTTATGGCACCGGGTTACCTGCTAACGGCCCTGGGTGCTGAATATCAGCCCAATAAGCGATTCTACTTATTTCTCTCTCCGCTCACCATGAAAACCACCTTTGTACTGGATGATACGCTTGCAGCAAGGGAAATATATGGCAATGAGAATGGCGAAATGATAAGAACGGAATTCGGAGCAAACTTCAGCAGCCGCCTGAAACTGGAACTGATGAAAAATGTGACACTCCAGACTTCCCTCAATTTATTTTCCAATTATCAAACGCCAACCCTTATTGATGTGGATTGGCAAACGATGACTGTATTTAAAGTAAATGACTTTATCTCCGCCAATTTCTCCACGCATCTCATCTATGACCATGACATTGAGATAGAAACGGAAGATGGCACCACCGGACCTGCCACACAGTTCAAGGAGGTATTGAACATTGGGATCACTTACGAGATTAAGAATAGAGAGTAACCGGGAAAGGATATAAACCGCTCCATCCATACGTTTCAGGGAAATAAATTAAGCAGTTTGCATCATCCGATTCCAAGAATGATATTAAGTTTGGATAAAACTTAAATAAAACGTTTAAAATCGCGCAGCCAAAAAGCTGCCTGTATTGTAGTATTAAAAATTTCACCAAAATTCAAAGCCTATGAAGCGGATCCTTACACCAGTAGATTTTTCAGAAGACTCGATCAATGCACTTCAGCACGCCATTTATATTGCAAAAAAGATGGGTGCAGAGATTCATTTATTGCACGTCAAACCTGACAAAAGCGTTTTTTCTCTCTTTGGTAATTCCAAAGATGAGTTCAGCGAAACCGAAATTGCAGATAACCTGGACCGGCTTATTGACCGGCTCAGCACGGAAAATGGAATTTCGCTACACCGCCACATCAGGGCGGGGAAAATCTCCAGAGAAATTGCCCAGGCAGCCGAGGAGATTGATACATTTATGATCGTAATGGGCACGCATGGGCGCTCCGGGGTTGAGGAATTCTGGATGGGGAGCAATTCTTTCAAGGTCGTTTCCCAGGCGCCCTGCCCGGTCCTTACGCTGCGCAAAAATTTTGAACAGTACGAGATCACCAGAATTGTACTTCCGCTTGACAATTCACCCGAAACCCGGCAAAAGGTGCCGCATACGGTGGAGTTTGCCAAGTATTTCAATGCCTCCATTCATGTGCTTGCCGTAATCTCTGACAGGACCGAAGGCGTCATAAACCGCATCACCCGGTACCAGATGCAGGTCGTGGATTATATCAAGGAATACGATGTGGATTGGAAAACCGATACGGTTTATGGGGATAACATCACCAATGCTACGATAGAATATGCGAAGGAAGTAAAGGCTTCACTGATCGCGATTATGACCGAGCAGGAAATTGATGCCTCCAATCTCGTACTTGGCCCTTATGCCCAGCAGATGGTGAACCACTCCCCTATCCCGGTATATAGCGTTCGGCCCCGGCAGGATATTCACGTCTCGCTTTACTGATCCACAGGAAATAATCTGATAGCTAAAAAAGGCCCTCCTCGCGAAGGGCCTTTTTTTTTAACCGTTAAAATCCAAACCGCTATACCCATTGTTTAACAAGAGCAGACCAGGTATATGATTTCCCCCAACTCTCGCTGGCCAACTTCACCACACGGTCAATTTCTTTAGCGGGTACTTTGCTCAAATTGTCTTTTACCTCCAGTTCATTAAAATGAAAAGCATAGAGCCTGGCGGCAAACTCGTGGAAAGGCAATGAACTTTCTCCATGCCGTTCACCATTTCCATTTACAGTAGGCTTTATATTCTGTCCCCAGTCCTGGCGTCCCTCATTGTTCGGATTCAGAAAGTAGGCGCGCATTTCTCCGCTGTTAGGATCATGCTTTACGCGCAGTAAAGACACGGCATGAAATCCTACCATCAGCCCCGTGTTGGTGGTAATGAATATGCCCACAGGATTTGGAAAAACCATCATCCGTTCGCCATTATACTTAGGATGAAATGCGGCATAGAACAGCCTCACGAAACCAGGAAAATCCAGAATTGTATTGGTAAAATAGTCGTAAGCCGAAGCAAAGCCCACCTGCACCCATTGGCCATACAGAGCCGGATTCACCCATTTATGCTGATCCTCTCCACGGCCCGCAGACATGCGCATCATTTCATTATATACCTTATCTAAATGCGGAACCAGTACGGCTGAAACCGGGTCCAGATTATAATCCAGTTCATCAATAAGTCCCTTTCCCAGCTTGCTGCTTTCCAGGTCAGTATTCTCAAAGCGCATAATCAGATTGTTCTGGGTCGCCACCGTGATGATCGTGTTCAGCAGCTTGGCCGGGGCATGCTGGCTCCACATGCTCATGCCGCGTGCTGACTGGCATGTGGCATTATTGCCCTGCCCGATTCCCAGTGGCAATCCCAGCATCCGTACGGTAGCATCAATCAGGTATTGCCGTGCCGTTACAGAAGGATGCCGGTTGATGATGGTTTTCAGAATCCTCTCCTCCACCTGCGGAAGAATGTGGGCTTTGCGCAGATTATTCAACCCGGCACTTACCGGACTTCTGGTGAAGAGATTCCGCTCCAGCATACATGCCAGCCCGTAAATTCCGAAGTAATTATAGATGCTGAAAGTTTCTTTGATGAGCGCTGAAATCCGTTTGGTACTAGTTTCCCATTCGGCTTTGCCAGCGTCATTCAATCCCAGTACAAGCGGTAAGATCTCTGGATGCTTTTCCACGGAATGCAGCATGAGTGCGGCAACATAAGGATTGCTGAGTCCGGTGTTTTTCAGAAAGCCGGAGACCTGCTCAGCTTCAGCTTTTAATGTCGGCAAGCCAGCTTTGGCAATGGCAGCGGCATATTTTTCCGGATCAGGGTATTTACGGGAAAGTTTGCTGGGACGCAGCAACGCATCAACATAATACTTGAGTTGCCTGTCAGCTTCAGCATCTTCATTCAGTTCCAGCTTTGAATCAACAAGATGGATAAGCTGCCGTATCCTGAGCGTAACTACCGGCCGCTGTTCGCAGGTCAACCGTATTTCCTCTGCCAGTTTCTCCTTTATCCCCTCCAGACCTGATTTATCAATAATAAACTGAAACAGGTTATAAACCTTCTGAAGCTCCTGCCGGCTCATCACCACCCGTGATTCCTCGGTCAGGTCCTGGAATACGAATTCAAGATTATGGACAATTACTTCCTGGATATATGCCGCTGCGTCCTCCTTTTTAATCACAGGATCCTGAACGTCCTGCTCGGCATAGGCCAGCATCCGCAGTTCACTCAGCATTTCAATGGAAGCGCTTGGGGGGCCGGCACGCAACGTACCTTTTACAAAGCCCGGTATTAGCTTCCCGGGATCTTTCCAGGCGCTGTTTCCAAATACCCCTGCTTTTTCTATCTCCAGGATTTTCTCATAAACGGACTGGATTCCCTCCGTGGTTTGCATGAACGTGTCTAACTGGCTAACGAGTTTGCGTGCTTTTTCATCTTTCGTCAGCGGTGTTGCCTCTTTCAACTCATGGAGGCTTTCTTCGAGATTAGTATGGATGTTCTCCGCGATTGCGATCATTAATATTATTAGTGAATGTTTTTGGGTTAAATATAGAAATCCACGTTTTCGTAGTATTTCAGTAATTCTGTCATGCGGTCAGGGTCTTCGCCTCTGAAATTGACAGTGCCGAAGTGGTTGCCGAAACCTTGCCGCGAACTCACTTTTTGACCTGCATAAGGAGGTATAAGTGTATGATCAAGAAAATAGGGCTCGTCATTTAATTCATCCGGAATTTCCAGTTTTGAAATTTGATCCTTTCGGGGATAGATCATCACATTGCCATAGTAATTTTCTGGTTTATAATCCCTGGGCGGAAAAATTTCATCAAGTTCAGCCTCGGTGAGTGAAGGGTCGTGGATCATTACAAAAGCAGCCAGCGCATCGAAATTATAGGCTTTGCCCGCAAGCTCCAGAATGTGGCCACCCGGTATCCGGCATGCCACTTCGCCAAAACTCAGTTCATCGTTCTCATCAAGAAACCATTCAGGGTGGATCATCCCGTATTCTATCCCGAATATTTTTATCAACTGCTCCATCTTCTGCATGATGAGGGGCCGCTTTGAAGCCAGGTAATGGCCTTCAGGTATAAAGTTGGAATATCCCAGGTGTACGTATTCAGTAATATTCAGAAAGCGAATTTTCCCGGCATGAATGTATGCTTCGCACGAAAATTCACGGCCGGAGAGGTGGCTTTCAGCCAGGCATGGAAAATCAGCATCCTCAATCTTTTCATCAATATCAGCCTGTGAACGGAGCAGGCGATGACCAATGGTTCCGGCAGCAGCAAAAGGCTTCAGGTGTACCCAACTATCTTCTTCCCCATCAAGCTGAAGATTGGCCTGGTTCAGCCGCTTCATAAATTCCCTGACCTGCTCGCGATTATGCACCTCTTCAAACAGCCCCACGCGCAGGCCACCAATCAGGGCCTTGCGTTTCATCATTGCTTTATTCCTGAACAAAAATGCGCGGTTCATTACCCGTGGGTCATCACGGTACATAGAATTGAGCGCCCCGGCCCATTCCACAGTCTCTTCGTAAAGCGGCACAGCCACATCGGCATTGTACGGCTTCAGCTTTTCGAGAAGGTCCAGGGAATTAGAGGTGTCGCTCCATTCATCCAGGTGGTAACTTACGAATGGGATGTTGTTCTCCTTTGCATACGGCTCAAAGTCCGGAAGAGAAACCACGACATAGGGTTTCGATGCTTTTTGCATACTTTCAATTACCGGAAGGCTCCATCCGATGAGTGCATAACAGTTGGCCATGATGTTTCAAATTTAAAATGATAATTAAAACCAATATAAAAGGAAAAATGGAAGCTTGTTCATTCCGCACCATTCCTTTTATTACATGAGCATAGCAAGAAGAAGGAAGAATTGTTCGATTAGTGATTG is from Bacteroidia bacterium and encodes:
- a CDS encoding MFS transporter, producing the protein MIRSIYTAQFWLLCLSSFLFFASFNMIIPELPGYLSSMGGQDYIGLIIFLFALTAGISRPFSGKLTDRIGRIPVMVAGAVVAAICGAIYPWVSAVWAFLLLRFFHGFSTGFKPTGTVAYLADIVPANRRGEAIGVAGLSGSLGMASGPALGSWLAELWSLDLMFYASSASALLSVLILAGMKETLSFPEKFKISVLRISWADVYQKSVVTPSLIMMLTVFSFGIILTIIPDYSEFIGLTNKGWFFTVFTLSSVGIRFFAGKASDKFGRINVMLVSTSLLMLSMILIALSETPFALLSAAVVFGVAAGMNAPTLFAWAIDLSDKKYFGRAMATLYIALEIGVGSGALISGTIYSSDDSRFPYAFSCGAITAGFALIFLIWKKTQAQAQAGLEKKTP
- a CDS encoding DUF3078 domain-containing protein, coding for MLKPFTFFLIVLFYFPLNSDAQITAVPQEDTAWTLGSVFSLNFNQTGLSNWQGGGQSTMAFGSLLQADADYIKGSWSWINDLEAGYSILKQGRDGQWIKSDDRLQISSKAGRAFIKNFNVSFLLDFQTQMDVGYEFYTDSLGEDQRRVISRFMAPGYLLTALGAEYQPNKRFYLFLSPLTMKTTFVLDDTLAAREIYGNENGEMIRTEFGANFSSRLKLELMKNVTLQTSLNLFSNYQTPTLIDVDWQTMTVFKVNDFISANFSTHLIYDHDIEIETEDGTTGPATQFKEVLNIGITYEIKNRE
- a CDS encoding universal stress protein, which encodes MKRILTPVDFSEDSINALQHAIYIAKKMGAEIHLLHVKPDKSVFSLFGNSKDEFSETEIADNLDRLIDRLSTENGISLHRHIRAGKISREIAQAAEEIDTFMIVMGTHGRSGVEEFWMGSNSFKVVSQAPCPVLTLRKNFEQYEITRIVLPLDNSPETRQKVPHTVEFAKYFNASIHVLAVISDRTEGVINRITRYQMQVVDYIKEYDVDWKTDTVYGDNITNATIEYAKEVKASLIAIMTEQEIDASNLVLGPYAQQMVNHSPIPVYSVRPRQDIHVSLY
- a CDS encoding carboxylate--amine ligase, translated to MANCYALIGWSLPVIESMQKASKPYVVVSLPDFEPYAKENNIPFVSYHLDEWSDTSNSLDLLEKLKPYNADVAVPLYEETVEWAGALNSMYRDDPRVMNRAFLFRNKAMMKRKALIGGLRVGLFEEVHNREQVREFMKRLNQANLQLDGEEDSWVHLKPFAAAGTIGHRLLRSQADIDEKIEDADFPCLAESHLSGREFSCEAYIHAGKIRFLNITEYVHLGYSNFIPEGHYLASKRPLIMQKMEQLIKIFGIEYGMIHPEWFLDENDELSFGEVACRIPGGHILELAGKAYNFDALAAFVMIHDPSLTEAELDEIFPPRDYKPENYYGNVMIYPRKDQISKLEIPDELNDEPYFLDHTLIPPYAGQKVSSRQGFGNHFGTVNFRGEDPDRMTELLKYYENVDFYI